The Flavobacterium commune genome contains the following window.
ATTGATTTCTTTATTTCCTTTTTCGGCATCTTTAAACATCTGCGCTCCACCGGCTCCACAACACAATCCATTAGCTTTAGAACGCTTCATTTCGACCAACTCTACGTCTAATTTTTCAATTAGATCACGAGGTGCTTCGTAAACTTTATTAGCTCTTCCCAAATAACAAGGATCATGAAAAGTGATTTTTTTGCCTTTAAACTGACCTCCTTCAATAGTCAATCTACCGTCATTTAACAAGGATTTTAAAAATTCAGTATGATGAATCACTTCATAATGACCTCCTAATTCAGGATATTCATTTTTTAATGTATTGAAACAATGCGGACAAGCAGTAACAATTTTCTTCGCTTCATAAGCATTCAGCACTTCGATGTTCATCATGGCCTGCATCTGAAACAAAAATTCATTTCCGGCTCTTTTTGCAGGATCTCCAGTACAACTTTCTTCAGTACCCAGCACTGCAAATGGAACATTGGCACGATTTAAAATACGCACAAATGCTTTTGTTATTTTTTTGGCTCTATCGTCAAAACTCCCTGCACAACCTACCCAAAATAACACTTCCGGTTGCTTTCCTTGGGCCAGCATTTCTGCCATTGTAGGTACTATCAAATTTTCTGACATAACACTAAGTTATTTTGTTTATTGTTTAGGGTTTATGGTTTGTTACTGTTTTATAATTTTATAAATATTTGTTTTTAATCATACCAAAAACTATTAACTATTTTAGTCATTTTTCCAATTCAATCGGTCTTGCTGATTGTATGGCCAAGGCGCACCATTGTTTTCCACATTAGTCATCATGGCGTTTAATGTTGCTGGTGCAGCACTTTGCTCCATTACCAGATAGCGACGCATATCCATAATAATTGACAACGGACTTATGCTTACAGGACATTCCTCCACACAAGCATTACAAGAAGTACAAGCCCACAATTCTTCGGGAGTGATATAATCATTCAACAATGACTTATTATCCGGTACAAAAACACCTTTATTGGCATCGATATTTTTACCTACTTCCTCCATTCTATCACGGGTATCCATCATAATTTTACGAGGAGATAATTTCTTACCCGTTATATTAGCCGGACAAACCGATGAACATCTTCCACATTCGGTACAAGTATAAGCATTAAGCAATTGTACCCAATTTAAATCCTGAACATCGCTGGCTCCAAATTTAGCAGGAACTTCGCCTTCTTGAGCTGCCGGTGCCGCAAATGGATCAGCATTAGGATACATCATCATTTTAACTTCTTTAGTAACCGAAGCCAAATTATCAAACTCTCCTAACGGATTTAAATTGGCAAAATAAGTATTTGGGAAAGCTAAAACGATGTGCAAATGTTTAGAATAGTATAAATAGTTTAAAAATGCCATCACCATTAATAGATGTCCCCACCATCCTACTCGTTCTAAAATATGTAACGTACTTTCATTCATTCCGCCAAACATGGCAGGTCCTAAATGCTGTGAAACTGCAAAATTAAATGAACCAGTTCCTTCAAAATGAGATTTCCCTAATAAGTATAAAACTTCATCGGTTCCATTCATCGTAAAAATACAAATCACCAGAATTAATTCCATGATAAGAATCAAATTGGCATCCTTTTTAGGCCACCCCAATAATTCCGCTTTATTTAATCGTGGTAATTTTAAAAGATTTCTTCTCGATAAAAACGCCACCGTCGCAATTAATGCTAATAAAGAAAGTATTTCTATAAAACTTATTAAAAAAGTATAAAAACCTCCTAAACCGGTCTTAAAGAAACGATGTGAACCCGATAAACCATCTATAAATATTTCTAACAACTCAATTTGAGTAATTACAAAAGCAGCATATAACATAAAATGCAACAGTGCCGGAATAGGTCTGGTAAACATTTTTTTCTGCCCCAAGGCAATTAACGCCATGTTTTTCCATCGTTGTTTTGAATTGTCTTTTCTATTCACATCAATACCCAGATTAATGTTGCGGTAGATTTTTTTTATATTAGAAATGAAATATCCAAAACCAACAATTAAAACGATAGCAAATAATATATTATCTAAATAACTCATGTCTTGTTAGTTTTTAACCTTCGAAATGGTATCATTAGGTGCTTTATAGGGCTTGTTTTTCTTTCCAAAAAGAGAAACATTAACATATCTTGTAGGATACAAACGAAGATCCTGAAGTAATAGTTCTAATTCCTTAGAAGTACTGGATAAATTATTATAAAAAACATCGTCTTTTAACAACTTGCCCATACTTCCGTTTCCGGCTTCTAAACCAGCCATGATTCCATTTACTTTGGTCAAAGTTGTATTTAAACTCTTCACTGTTTTTCCTAAATCGGCTTTATTTAAAGAATCGGATATTTTAGAAAAATTACTGGAAACTTTATTAAAGTTCGCAACAGTTCCCGAAATTTGAGCTTTGTTTTCGGCTAACATCGAGTTAACTCCGGCAGAAGCCTGATGAAACTGTTCCATAGTTTTGCTCAACTCAGCTAAACTTTTCTTTAAATCATCCTGTGTTTTCTTGTCTAAAACATTATTAATACCTGTAATTAGATTATCGGCATTCACTAATATTTTTTCGATTTTGTCCTGAAGCGGAACTAATTTTTTACTCAAAGATTCGGTCATTCCTAATCGCACATTTGCTTTTAGGTAATCTCCTGATTCTATATTTGTTTTATCTGTAAAATTAGGCTCTATGGCAATTTGTTTTCCGCCTATAAATCCCGGTTCATAGATAGTTGCAGTACTTTTTTTAGAAATAGGGAAATCGGTATCAATTTGCAACTCAACTAATAATTTAGCTGTATTAGGGTTTATTGTAATTTTTTCTATTTTTCCAATAACCAATCCATTTAAAGTTACCGGAGCTGATGGAGACAAACCTTCGACACTATCATACTCTACATACAATGTAGTATAGCTATGAAAAAGATCTTTTCCCTTTAAAAAACTATAACCCCAAATAAATAATAATATCGATGCAATTACTAAAATTGCAGTTTTAATCTCTCTTGTTAGTATCAAAATATAAGTTTTAGTGCAAATTTAATATAAATAATTAGACTTGGTGTTATTTAATTGCTTCTTGAATATCGATTTCATTACCATTTTTAAAAGCAACTAAATATGCCGAATCAAAACCTTTAGCTTTGGCTTCTGTTAAAAGATTTTTGGAAAGCTCATAATCAGAAGTTTGTCCATAAAAGTACTTATAATTTTTACCACTAGAAATCATCGATATGTCTTTTAAGCCTTTGAAGTTTTTAGGAGCCAACTCTAATTTTCTACGTGAAACGGCTAATTGTACCTTGAAAACAATATCGGGGTTTGATTTCTTAGGTTCTTCAACTGATTTAGTACTTGCGGTAGTGTCTTCTGAATTTTCAATCATTCGTTGTGATGGCTTAACAACTTCTGATTCCTCGCCTCCAAAATATTCGCTTTTATAACTAATGATTGCATCAGCAATAGCACGGGCAATATCATCCTGACCTTCTTCTGAAGCAAGAATATTTCCTTCAACATAATTCGAAATAAACCCCATTTCGATTAAAACTCTCGGCATATAAGCTTTGTGAAGCACCATAAAAGGAGCTTGTTTTACTCCTCCGCCTCTGATTTTCTTACCTAATGCTGCAAAACCATTTTGTATTTTACTGGCTAAAGAAATACTGTTATCCAAATATTCTTCCTGCATTAAAGTAAAACCAATCATCGTTTCGGGAGAATTAGGATCAAAACCTTCGTATTTTGTTTGATAGTCTTTTTCCAGAGTAACTACTGCATTTTCCTTTTTAGAAGCTTCCAGGTTAGAGGCAATTTTAGTCATCCCCATTACATAGGTCTCTGTTCCGTCGGCAGCAGTATTTCTATTGGCATTACAGTGAATAGAAACAAAAATATTAGCGTTAGCTCGATTAGCAATATTAGCTCTTTCGATCAAATCAATAAAAACATCGGTTTTTCGGGTATAAATAACACTGACTTTAGGATGTGATTCCAAAATTTTACCCACTTTTAAAACTACTGCCAAAGCAATATTTTTTTCAACATGACCGTTATAAGCCGCTCCAAAATCGTGTCCGCCATGACCTGCGTCCAATGTAACCTTAAATACCTGATCGGATTGTGAAAAAACAAGACTACTAACCATCATCATTAAAACAGCAAGCAGCACATCAGTTTTTTTATATTTTTTCATTATTCTCAACATAAATTTTTTACAAAATTACAAATTTAGTCCTTAATTTCTAGGAGAACTTAGTTTACCCTTGAAGTTTTACCGTCTTTAACTGCTACAATAAAAGCATCCGGAAAACCTTTGTTTTTAGCCTCTTTTTCCAACTTTTTAGCTTCATTAATATCAGATGTTTCTCCATACATATATTTAAAAAAGTTAGCTGTTCGCATACTGGACACGTTTTTCAGACCCTTAAAATTACTTGAAACCAAACGCAATTCCCTTGTACTTACTGCAATCTGTACTTTATAAACTGAATCTGTAGCATTATTAGTTCCAATATTTTGATTATTAGCATTCACCGGTTTTACTGAAGCTATCGAACTGTATTTAGCACCTCCAAAGTATTCATTCTTGTATTTAATAATTGCATCTGCAATTTGTCGGGCCATTTTTTCCTGACCTTCATTCGAATTTAAAAAAGCCCCTTCTGTTTTATTAGAAAGAAAACCTAATTCTATCAAAACACTTGGCATATATGCTGCATCCAAAACCCAAAGCGGCTGTTGCTTAACTCCTCTTGAATTTCGTTTTAACCTATTTGTAAAATTACTTTGGATTTTAGTAGCCAGATTAATACTGCTGTTTAAATTTTCCTCCTGCATCATGGTTAAACCAATAAGTGACTCGGGCTTTTTAGGGTCAAATCCCTGGTATTTTTCCTTGTAATTATTTTCGAAAAGAATAACCGAATTTTCATTTTTAGCCACTTCCATATTCATATCACTGCGTGACAATCCCATCACAAAGGTTTCTGTACCCGAAGGAGCATTATTTTTTACCGAATTACAATGAATTGAAACAAACAAATTAGCATTAGCCTTATTAGCAATTTTAGGACGTTTTTCTAATTCAATAAACACATCAGAGGTACGAGTATAAATAATCTTAAAATCTTTATCATTTTCAAGGTAACTCCCTACTTTAAGTGTTGTTTTAAGAGCAATTTCTTTTTCTCTATAACCATGATACAT
Protein-coding sequences here:
- a CDS encoding (Fe-S)-binding protein, which encodes MSENLIVPTMAEMLAQGKQPEVLFWVGCAGSFDDRAKKITKAFVRILNRANVPFAVLGTEESCTGDPAKRAGNEFLFQMQAMMNIEVLNAYEAKKIVTACPHCFNTLKNEYPELGGHYEVIHHTEFLKSLLNDGRLTIEGGQFKGKKITFHDPCYLGRANKVYEAPRDLIEKLDVELVEMKRSKANGLCCGAGGAQMFKDAEKGNKEINVERTEDALETQSEIIATGCPFCNTMMTDGIKHKEKEADVKVMDIAELIANAQDL
- a CDS encoding 4Fe-4S dicluster domain-containing protein — translated: MSYLDNILFAIVLIVGFGYFISNIKKIYRNINLGIDVNRKDNSKQRWKNMALIALGQKKMFTRPIPALLHFMLYAAFVITQIELLEIFIDGLSGSHRFFKTGLGGFYTFLISFIEILSLLALIATVAFLSRRNLLKLPRLNKAELLGWPKKDANLILIMELILVICIFTMNGTDEVLYLLGKSHFEGTGSFNFAVSQHLGPAMFGGMNESTLHILERVGWWGHLLMVMAFLNYLYYSKHLHIVLAFPNTYFANLNPLGEFDNLASVTKEVKMMMYPNADPFAAPAAQEGEVPAKFGASDVQDLNWVQLLNAYTCTECGRCSSVCPANITGKKLSPRKIMMDTRDRMEEVGKNIDANKGVFVPDNKSLLNDYITPEELWACTSCNACVEECPVSISPLSIIMDMRRYLVMEQSAAPATLNAMMTNVENNGAPWPYNQQDRLNWKND
- a CDS encoding MlaD family protein, which translates into the protein MILTREIKTAILVIASILLFIWGYSFLKGKDLFHSYTTLYVEYDSVEGLSPSAPVTLNGLVIGKIEKITINPNTAKLLVELQIDTDFPISKKSTATIYEPGFIGGKQIAIEPNFTDKTNIESGDYLKANVRLGMTESLSKKLVPLQDKIEKILVNADNLITGINNVLDKKTQDDLKKSLAELSKTMEQFHQASAGVNSMLAENKAQISGTVANFNKVSSNFSKISDSLNKADLGKTVKSLNTTLTKVNGIMAGLEAGNGSMGKLLKDDVFYNNLSSTSKELELLLQDLRLYPTRYVNVSLFGKKNKPYKAPNDTISKVKN
- a CDS encoding N-acetylmuramoyl-L-alanine amidase family protein, producing the protein MKKYKKTDVLLAVLMMMVSSLVFSQSDQVFKVTLDAGHGGHDFGAAYNGHVEKNIALAVVLKVGKILESHPKVSVIYTRKTDVFIDLIERANIANRANANIFVSIHCNANRNTAADGTETYVMGMTKIASNLEASKKENAVVTLEKDYQTKYEGFDPNSPETMIGFTLMQEEYLDNSISLASKIQNGFAALGKKIRGGGVKQAPFMVLHKAYMPRVLIEMGFISNYVEGNILASEEGQDDIARAIADAIISYKSEYFGGEESEVVKPSQRMIENSEDTTASTKSVEEPKKSNPDIVFKVQLAVSRRKLELAPKNFKGLKDISMISSGKNYKYFYGQTSDYELSKNLLTEAKAKGFDSAYLVAFKNGNEIDIQEAIK
- a CDS encoding N-acetylmuramoyl-L-alanine amidase family protein, which produces MKFNYKNPLLSIVLILVLCNSVFSQKNNSFTIILDAGHGGKDPGNMYHGYREKEIALKTTLKVGSYLENDKDFKIIYTRTSDVFIELEKRPKIANKANANLFVSIHCNSVKNNAPSGTETFVMGLSRSDMNMEVAKNENSVILFENNYKEKYQGFDPKKPESLIGLTMMQEENLNSSINLATKIQSNFTNRLKRNSRGVKQQPLWVLDAAYMPSVLIELGFLSNKTEGAFLNSNEGQEKMARQIADAIIKYKNEYFGGAKYSSIASVKPVNANNQNIGTNNATDSVYKVQIAVSTRELRLVSSNFKGLKNVSSMRTANFFKYMYGETSDINEAKKLEKEAKNKGFPDAFIVAVKDGKTSRVN